The Acropora palmata chromosome 10, jaAcrPala1.3, whole genome shotgun sequence genome contains a region encoding:
- the LOC141894342 gene encoding ubiquitin carboxyl-terminal hydrolase 14-like isoform X1 — protein MPVFTVVVKWGKEKFENVELNSDESPELFKAQLFALSGVAPERQKVMYKGSVLKDNDWGNFKLKNGVTFLMMGSVGELPQAPAKKTVFVEDMTDAQLASAYDMPTGLSNLGNTCYMNATVQCLRNVPELKEALSKYTIIGSSIDSAHSITAALRDLYKVMDKTPESLPPIIFIQILHNVFPQFAEKTEQGVYAQQDANECWTQIVRMLQQKLPSIKSTEMEEQAEGTAGVAAASATAAKGFIDQYFGIESESVLKCAEAPDEPETTSKETLFQLSCFISQDVKYMHTGLKSRLVENIEKKSATLGRDAVYTKTSKLSRLPAYLTVQFVRFYFKEKDAINAKILKDVKFPLSLDVFDLCTEKLQQKLMPIRAKFKEIEDKKVEEAAKRKKEGGKEPMDVDKKTRLEPFSFPDDVGSNNSGYYELTAVLTHQGRSSSSGHYLAWIRRKGGANDWVKCDDDKMSNVTSEDILKLSGGGDWHCAYVLLYGPRRLEVEDDN, from the exons ATGCCCGTGTTTACAG TTGTCGTAAAGTGGGGCaaggaaaaatttgaaaatgtggaGTTGAACAGCGATGAATCTCCTGAACTTTTCAAAGCGCAACTCTTTGCGCTATCAGGAGTCGCTCCTGAAAGACAGAAGGTCATGTACAAAGGATCTGTTTTAAAG gatAATGACTGGGGAAACTTCAAGCTTAAAAAT GGTGTTACATTCCTGATGATGGGTTCTGTTGGTGAATTACCACAGGCACCAGCTAAGAAAACCGTGTTTGTTGAAGATATGACAGATGCACAACTAGCATCTGCT TATGATATGCCAACTGGTCTGAGTAACCTTGGGAACACCTGCTATATGAATGCAACAGTTCAATGTCTGCGCAATGTGCCTGAACTTAAGGAGGCCCTATCAAA aTATACCATCATTGGAAGTTCAATAGACTCAGCACATTCAATCACAGCAGCTTTAAGAGATCTGTACAAAGTTATGGATAAAACACCAGAGAGTTTACCTCCTATAATTTTTATACAG ATTCTTCACAATGTTTTTCCCCAGTTTGCAGAGAAAACAGAACAGGGTGTATACGCACAGCAG GATGCTAATGAATGCTGGACACAAATTGTTCGTATGCTGCAACAGAAACTTCCATCCATTAAATCTACAGAAATGGAAGAGCAAGCTGAAGGCACTGCAGGTGTTGCAGCTGCTTCAGCAACTGCTGCAAAGGGATTCATTGATCAGTATTTTG GAATCGAATCAGAATCTGT TCTCAAATGTGCCGAAGCTCCTGATGAGCCCGAGACCACATCAAAGGAAACACTTTTCCAACTGAGCTGTTTCATTTCGCAAG ATGTTAAATACATGCATACTGGACTGAAAAGT cgtCTAGTGgagaacattgaaaaaaagtcAGCAACTCTTGGAAGAGATGCTGTGTATACTAAGACT TCCAAGCTGAGCCGCCTCCCTGCATACCTGACAGTCCAGTTTGTccgtttttatttcaaggAAAAGGATGCTATCAATGCCAAGATACTAAAG GATGTTAAATTTCCTTTGAGCCTGGATGTATTTGATCTTTGCACTGAAAAACTTCAACAGAAGCTTATGCCTATCCGAGCAAAGTTTAAGGAAATTGAGGACAAGAAAGTTGAAGAAGCCGCG AAACGGAAAAAAGAAGGAGGGAAAGAACCGATGGATGTTGATAAAAAGACAAGACTTGAGCCCTTCTCGTTTCCTGATG ACGTTGGTTCAAACAATAGTGGTTATTATGAACTCACAGCTGTGTTGACTCATCAAGGGAGATCCTCATCGTCTGGGCATTACCTAGCGTGGATCAGAAGGAAAGGAGGTGCCA atGATTGGGTAAAATGTGATGATGACAAGATGTCAAATGTGACGTCAGAAGACATTCTCAAACTCTCTGGAGGag GTGATTGGCATTGCGCTTACGTTTTGCTTTACGGGCCTCGTCGACTAGAAGTTGAGGATGACAATTAA
- the LOC141894342 gene encoding ubiquitin carboxyl-terminal hydrolase 14-like isoform X2 has protein sequence MPVFTVVVKWGKEKFENVELNSDESPELFKAQLFALSGVAPERQKVMYKGSVLKDNDWGNFKLKNGVTFLMMGSVGELPQAPAKKTVFVEDMTDAQLASAYDMPTGLSNLGNTCYMNATVQCLRNVPELKEALSKYTIIGSSIDSAHSITAALRDLYKVMDKTPESLPPIIFIQILHNVFPQFAEKTEQGVYAQQDANECWTQIVRMLQQKLPSIKSTEMEEQAEGTAGVAAASATAAKGFIDQYFGIESESVLKCAEAPDEPETTSKETLFQLSCFISQDVKYMHTGLKSRLVENIEKKSATLGRDAVYTKTSKLSRLPAYLTVQFVRFYFKEKDAINAKILKDVKFPLSLDVFDLCTEKLQQKLMPIRAKFKEIEDKKVEEAAKRKKEGGKEPMDVDKKTRLEPFSFPDDVGSNNSGYYELTAVLTHQGRSSSSGHYLAWIRRKGDDWVKCDDDKMSNVTSEDILKLSGGGDWHCAYVLLYGPRRLEVEDDN, from the exons ATGCCCGTGTTTACAG TTGTCGTAAAGTGGGGCaaggaaaaatttgaaaatgtggaGTTGAACAGCGATGAATCTCCTGAACTTTTCAAAGCGCAACTCTTTGCGCTATCAGGAGTCGCTCCTGAAAGACAGAAGGTCATGTACAAAGGATCTGTTTTAAAG gatAATGACTGGGGAAACTTCAAGCTTAAAAAT GGTGTTACATTCCTGATGATGGGTTCTGTTGGTGAATTACCACAGGCACCAGCTAAGAAAACCGTGTTTGTTGAAGATATGACAGATGCACAACTAGCATCTGCT TATGATATGCCAACTGGTCTGAGTAACCTTGGGAACACCTGCTATATGAATGCAACAGTTCAATGTCTGCGCAATGTGCCTGAACTTAAGGAGGCCCTATCAAA aTATACCATCATTGGAAGTTCAATAGACTCAGCACATTCAATCACAGCAGCTTTAAGAGATCTGTACAAAGTTATGGATAAAACACCAGAGAGTTTACCTCCTATAATTTTTATACAG ATTCTTCACAATGTTTTTCCCCAGTTTGCAGAGAAAACAGAACAGGGTGTATACGCACAGCAG GATGCTAATGAATGCTGGACACAAATTGTTCGTATGCTGCAACAGAAACTTCCATCCATTAAATCTACAGAAATGGAAGAGCAAGCTGAAGGCACTGCAGGTGTTGCAGCTGCTTCAGCAACTGCTGCAAAGGGATTCATTGATCAGTATTTTG GAATCGAATCAGAATCTGT TCTCAAATGTGCCGAAGCTCCTGATGAGCCCGAGACCACATCAAAGGAAACACTTTTCCAACTGAGCTGTTTCATTTCGCAAG ATGTTAAATACATGCATACTGGACTGAAAAGT cgtCTAGTGgagaacattgaaaaaaagtcAGCAACTCTTGGAAGAGATGCTGTGTATACTAAGACT TCCAAGCTGAGCCGCCTCCCTGCATACCTGACAGTCCAGTTTGTccgtttttatttcaaggAAAAGGATGCTATCAATGCCAAGATACTAAAG GATGTTAAATTTCCTTTGAGCCTGGATGTATTTGATCTTTGCACTGAAAAACTTCAACAGAAGCTTATGCCTATCCGAGCAAAGTTTAAGGAAATTGAGGACAAGAAAGTTGAAGAAGCCGCG AAACGGAAAAAAGAAGGAGGGAAAGAACCGATGGATGTTGATAAAAAGACAAGACTTGAGCCCTTCTCGTTTCCTGATG ACGTTGGTTCAAACAATAGTGGTTATTATGAACTCACAGCTGTGTTGACTCATCAAGGGAGATCCTCATCGTCTGGGCATTACCTAGCGTGGATCAGAAGGAAAGGAG atGATTGGGTAAAATGTGATGATGACAAGATGTCAAATGTGACGTCAGAAGACATTCTCAAACTCTCTGGAGGag GTGATTGGCATTGCGCTTACGTTTTGCTTTACGGGCCTCGTCGACTAGAAGTTGAGGATGACAATTAA
- the LOC141894349 gene encoding CBY1-interacting BAR domain-containing protein 1-like — MATNLTAALKRTLGCEKDPELLQFIKRIEETENRFIALGRRMEKYATGTHKLAQKGETISSSLSACCSLLKSNDDVKTNFSKYGVHLSEIQLARTQLKEILQGTIAKDILAYARKCCEMRNKVLSCEDALRRKNQRASALQKAKNTTPVDPRKINEAHVKHEKAQFEADRAREDVNLEMKHFEEQKVTDLNRILANFLIAEMRFHAQALQRYTAAFKCLPLLRRIENKAVPKRNHDRGTSRGKKEKRISFNSSTEENSPVMGRAQERSSSSEDSRLSTSDLN; from the coding sequence ATGGCAACTAACTTAACAGCGGCGTTGAAACGCACCCTGGGTTGCGAAAAAGACCCTGAACTACTTCAATTTATAAAACGCATAGAAGAAACAGAAAATCGTTTCATTGCATTGGGACGCAGGATGGAGAAGTACGCGACGGGTACACACAAACTTGCGCAAAAAGGAGAAACCATCTCTTCGTCACTAAGTGCCTGTTGTTCGCTCTTAAAAAGCAACGATGATGTGAAAACTAATTTCTCAAAGTATGGGGTCCATTTGTCAGAAATTCAATTGGCGAGAACACAGCTGAAAGAAATCCTTCAAGGCACCATTGCAAAAGACATCTTAGCTTACGCGAGGAAATGCTGCGAAATGAGAAATAAGGTACTAAGTTGCGAGGACGCTTTGCGGAGGAAGAATCAACGGGCTTCTGCACTTCAAAAGGCAAAAAACACAACCCCTGTTGACCCAAGAAAGATCAATGAAGCACACGTAAAACATGAAAAGGCGCAATTTGAAGCGGATCGTGCACGTGAGGATGTTAACTtggaaatgaaacatttcgaGGAACAAAAAGTGACGGATCTGAATCGCATTCTGGCTAACTTCCTAATTGCAGAAATGCGCTTCCACGCGCAAGCGCTTCAGCGGTACACCGCTGCGTTTAAGTGTCTTCCATTGCTGCGCCGtatcgaaaataaggccgttCCAAAGCGGAATCACGATCGCGGGACATCCCGcgggaaaaaggaaaagaggaTATCGTTCAACAGTTCAACTGAGGAGAATTCCCCTGTGATGGGGCGAGCACAAGAAAGGTCGTCATCTTCCGAAGATTCTCGACTCTCGACTAGCGATCTTAACTAA
- the LOC141894351 gene encoding uncharacterized protein LOC141894351 produces the protein MAAQVGSTVPGILSRSVLHSSPSCSAKVFFRMISSTRPARFTSNDVNGVESEVETVTNGSLDAKDTSELETAWKRKFLNTQYRCDAIFVLGPMGAGKTTTINNEFKSHPIFGNYAYVDTDEIMGMLNGFESNKVEDYYPIARNISINLTDWILEQKISFVAEGTCVKYLELQDYMHRLKSVGYNVRVKRLPRVPFSTVLDRSKRRKNRIVPDHVVKSILKGSNLGLDRLYELNKKESLFEDIDAYDKNEEYGRRHPLVKITTPTA, from the coding sequence ATGGCGGCACAAGTTGGTTCAACTGTACCTGGGATTTTGTCTCGGAGTGTACTGCATTCTTCGCCTTCTTGTAGTGCAAAGGTATTTTTTAGAATGATTTCTTCAACCCGACCTGCAAGGTTTACGTCAAACGATGTAAACGGGGTGGAGTCCGAGGTTGAGACAGTTACAAACGGCTCCCTGGATGCGAAAGACACGAGCGAGCTTGAAACTGCGTGGAAACGAAAGTTTCTAAACACGCAGTATCGCTGtgatgcaatttttgttttgggtcCGATGGGAGCAGGGAAAACTACCACGATTaacaatgaatttaaaagtCATCCGATCTTTGGAAATTACGCTTACGTGGACACAGACGAAATTATGGGGATGTTGAACGGATTTGAGTCCAACAAAGTAGAAGATTACTATCCAATAGCCAGAAACATCTCAATAAATCTCACGGATTGGATTTTGGAGCAGAAAATCAGCTTTGTTGCGGAGGGAACATGTGTCAAATATCTGGAACTCCAAGACTATATGCATCGTTTAAAATCAGTCGGATATAATGTAAGAGTGAAACGCTTACCACGAGTTCCATTTAGTACAGTACTTGACAGATCAAAACGGCGGAAAAATAGGATTGTACCGGATCACGTTGtgaaatcaattttgaaaGGATCGAACCTTGGACTGGATCGATTGTACGaattaaacaagaaagaatCGCTTTTTGAGGATATAGATGCATACGACAAGAATGAAGAATATGGAAGAAGGCATCCTTTGGTTAAAATTACCACACCAACTGCATGA
- the LOC141894347 gene encoding uncharacterized protein LOC141894347, translating into MMNRSGIMRLETRSRAKDDVKRVMLSVERVRKWEKKWVNVGPSSCTLKIYKWVPVSQDQVKKEEKTKGKKHEISKFNNDEGDRDNHSVTSSVGETNDSAASSPYSTHLHSNEASRTSTAPKIPVNPLEINTTGTGSAGDDGGHAINTSPIKRRASQAEELLKAQDAGVSFDESDKGSIGIDDNSCSAFDMNEDSNLTSIDNGNNDEDVVDNSYASNDDDDNDDNEIEEDDNDEETNEDDTGVDDTQNGFEGDESNLVPSLESEESASISYRLGIGMVPDDEDSQVFDDANETSLQPVTDLAGVGDDPSNDIEGLSSQMTTDISSVLEQDCNQEDSESPPLKRHRTDSQ; encoded by the exons ATGATGAATCGCAGCGGTATAATGCGTCTGGAAACTCGAAGTCGAGCAAAAGATGATGTCAAGCGGGTTATGCTCTCAGTGGAGCGCGTAAGGAAATG GGAAAAGAAATGGGTAAACGTTGGCCCAAGTAGTTGCACTCTGAAAATTTACAAATGGGTACCAG tGAGTCAAGATCAGGTCAAGAAGGAG GAAAAGActaaaggaaagaaacatgaaatttcaaaatttaataatg ATGAAGGCGACAGAGACAACCATTCAGTTACCTCAAGTGTTGGTGAAACAAATGACAGTGCTGCCTCTTCGCCCTATTCAACACATCTACATTCCAATGAGGCAAGCAGAACCAGTACAGCTCCAAAGATTCCAGTTAATCCTCTAGAAATAAACACAACTGGTACTGGTTCAGCTGGTGATGATGGTGGCCATGCCATAAATACAAGTCCTATCAAGAGACGAGCAAGTCAAGCTGAAGAGCTTTTAAAAGCTCAAGATGCAGGAG TTAGCTTTGATGAAAGTGACAAAGGAAGCATAGGGATTGACGATAATTCTTGTTCTGCATTTGATATGAATGAAGACAGCAATTTAACAAGTATTGACAACGGCAATAATGATGAGGATGTAGTCGACAATAGCTATGCCagcaatgatgatgatgacaatgatgataatgaaatAGAGGaggatgataatgatgaagaAACTAATGAAGATGACACTGGAGTTGATGATACTCAGAATGGATTTGAAGGAGATGAAAGCAATCTTGTACCATCCCTTGAAAG TGAAGAGAGTGCATCAATTTCATACAGACTTGGAATTGGAATGGTGCCAGATGATGAGGACTCGCAAGTCTTTGATGATGCAAATGAAACTTCACTGCAACCTGTAACCGATCTAGCAGGCGTTGGAGATGACCCATCTAATGATATTGAGGGGCTCTCTTCTCAAATGACCACAGATATCTCCAGTGTGCTAGAACAGGATTGCAACCAGGAG GATAGTGAATCTCCACCTTTAAAAAGGCATAGGACTGATTCTCAGTGA
- the LOC141894348 gene encoding cyclin N-terminal domain-containing protein 1-like: MYKSRIFGTPPEPVFNMKSACMPPELLEESLYVLADINEKNMDDASRIQGFFKGGKTAAYVFLLCEDMGLPSQTRFLAIEIFDRFMSKHVCGLYELIRSNSETNQQKNWKEVENRVKTQLPLRVMSCVQLASKLTSHYKVVTASKGQRFLNSIGHCYSLGSIVKSELRILTELDYHILVTTPLTFLETVLEILGHNDSHSQVKLLHEASVKLLDIVYLKFEEIYSKLCMAATGENCISDRQKLSVLANDLMLLAVSIIGAASYIVNQATSDMVVEQLGRITQIPVDDILDFATIIIEHTL, encoded by the exons atgtatAAAAGTAGAATTTTTGGCACCCCACCAGAGCCTGTCTTCAACATGAAGTCAGCTTGTATGCCTCCAGAGTTATTGGAGGAGTCGCTTTATGTTCTAGCtgatataaatgaaaaaaacatggaTGATGCTAGCAGGATACAgggatttttcaaaggaggGAAAACAGCAg cgtatgtttttcttttatgcgAGGACATGGGTTTACCATCACAGACACGCTTTTTGGCAATTGAAATTTTTGATAG GTTCATGTCAAAACACGTCTGTGGCCTCTATGAACTAATTCGTTCAAATTCAGAAACAAACCAGCAAAAAAACTGGAAAGAAGTGGAAAACAGAGTTAAAACACAGTTGCCCCTCAGAGTGATGTCTTGTGTGCAGCTTGCAAGCAAGCTAACTTCACATTATAAG GTGGTTACAGCAAGTAAAGGCCAGAGGTTTCTCAACTCCATTGGTCACTgctactccttgggaagtatAGTGAAATCAGAATTAAGAATCCTCACGGAATTAGACTATCATATTCTCGTAACAACACCACTAACATTTCTTGAAACAGTCCTGGAGATATTGg GACACAATGACTCCCACTCACAGGTTAAACTTCTTCATGAAGCCAGTGTAAAACTTCTCGACATAGTTTACCTGAAGTTTGAAGAAATCTACAGCAAGCTGTGCATGGCTGCCACAGGAGAGAATTGCATTAGTGACAGACAAAAGCTCTCTGTGTTAGCAAATGACCTCATGTTGCTCGCTGTATCAATTATTGGAGCTGCATCCTACATTGTAAACCAGGCCACAAGTGATatg GTTGTGGAGCAACTTGGGAGAATCACACAAATTCCAGTTGATGATATACTAGATTTTGCCACAATTATTATAGAACATACATTGTAA
- the LOC141894353 gene encoding actin-related protein 2/3 complex subunit 3-A-like: protein MPAYHSSLQASATIGNMALLPINTKFKGPAPPGDGSNDIVSEALYFFKANVFFKSYEIKSPADRVLIYLTLYVSECLKKLQRCQSKNDGKKEMQTLAVANFSLPGDSGFPLNAMYQKPGSKAEADSMRSYLTQLRQELGQRLVDSVFDPQTDKPSKWWMCFVKRKFMDKSLSAPGQ, encoded by the exons ATGCCG GCATATCATTCGTCATTACAAGCGTCAGCCACAATTGGCAACATGGCGCTGCTACCCATCAACACAAAATTTAAAGGTCCAGCTCCACCCGGAG ATGGAAGCAACGATATTGTTTCCGAGGCTCTCTACTTTTTCAAAGCCAACgtgttttttaaaagttatGAAATCAAG AGCCCAGCTGATCGTGTTTTGATTTATCTGACATTATACGTTTCTGAGTGCTTaaagaaacttcaaagg TGTCAGTCCAAAAATGATGGTAAAAAGGAAATGCAGACATTAGCAGTAGCTAATTTCTCTCTCCCTGGAGACAGTGGGTTTCCATTGAATGCCATGTACCAAAAACCAGGAAGCAAAGCTGAAGCAG ACTCCATGAGGTCATATCTTACTCAGTTGAGACAAGAACTTGGCCAGAGACTGGTTGATTCTGTATTTGATCCACAAACAGATAAACCATCAAAG TGGTGGATGTGCTTTGTCAAGAGAAAGTTTATGGACAAAAGTCTCTCAGCTCCTGGCCAGTAA